In the Podospora bellae-mahoneyi strain CBS 112042 chromosome 4, whole genome shotgun sequence genome, one interval contains:
- a CDS encoding hypothetical protein (EggNog:ENOG503P83Q; COG:S), giving the protein MSRERPRSRVMLYIYPRTVPGYVLLWSCYTQPTIEMKTQAIINFLAGTYSLLNTTQWRNGTQVSDPWGEKPAGLITYTRYGYMSAVMNSMEPDMRPPDIQWPPTTGGSIDDWALIGKTSLSYAGPFSFNTSVPLTKFSGQVLHGPVTTASIPRFVGQIQRRNYTVIEQDGEVYLTISVITTLAGTRSEIWWKRIVKG; this is encoded by the exons ATGTCAAGGGAAAGACCGAGATCCCGAGTGATGCTTTATATCTATCCCCGGACGGTGCCTGGATATGTCTTGTTGTGGTCTTGTtacacccaacccaccatcGAAATGAAAACACAGGCAATCATAAATTTTCTCGCGGGAACCTattccctcctcaacactaCCCA ATGGCGAAACGGCACTCAAGTGTCCGACCCGTGGGGTGAGAAGCCAGCCGGCCTAATCACATACACCCGCTACGGTTACATGTCCGCCGTCATGAACTCGATGGAGCCAGACATGCGTCCTCCCGACATCCAGTGGCCACCAACTACCGGCGGGAGTATTGATGACTGGGCTTTGATCGGCAAGACCTCGTTATCATATGCGGGGCCGTTTAGTTTCAACACCTCGGTACCATTGACGAAGTTCAGTGGACAGGTCTTGCATGGCCCAGTGACAACGGCAAGCATACCGCGTTTCGTGGGACAAATTCAGAGGCGAAATTACACTGTCATTGAGCAAGATGGGGAGGTGTACTTGACAATCTCTGTGATAACGACTCTGGCGGGGACCAGATCCGAGATTTGGTGGAAGAGGATTGTTAAGGGGTAG
- a CDS encoding hypothetical protein (EggNog:ENOG503NYUD; COG:S), protein MSDVYEQTDEYIINKNVPYYDERTEEDELFDEHRMRKGLKPVQDRPWWFDEIRCQATSRSDGEVIAELCAVLINLDDARECLEYLKNDERKRYDDLRDYVMEDVDLEDLLSEADLSCRNRYSTVTSLVGDLLTHDGGMPIKWYRSDFPETRGTGVWGEELSSMKNVLLLEDFHVEPDWRGQGLGTKIVHYVLNLNETYCGKEELYLFVRPRPDPREYSRLLGLLRGADVPVYHQITRRAEAFWRAQGFRRVAKSDWFAYTTNADHPSRKLSIADDEAIDHDLKEFGVRPAWLTVVPAHMARLVQDLGKQHTTDEECTALLREQMPEDPNHEDWGVRGECGNTLLHLAAVSSKLEAIRFVLERQPHLAEVKNMGGRTPLEALEHQLGKARERDYSGERFLAICAWERKNWRFSEDFPGLNDKAIRSWCLLSGTPYMDVSGLAVKSASELGEDREVVQELLELKYCCGCGSCLGGWFSQRSQVVLAFAAREMHRRRVEGLEQVGFLQWYDLYIKDSCDFITREETTDNEQAALWVVEVFRHLELCIAGTDDTPPMIPNLRNIMASIEAAQNETPQPADLHRRIDAVIEATCWLIGKAEGTWDNMHEDRYIEDGEELTEELKELSHCDNDGYYWPLYTYWKSLRGHESASRRAELVSLSRREKGNCPKANMRFVTACIAPLHTGASPAYSTRHGAPFSMLRRGKLRFQSRGL, encoded by the coding sequence ATGAGTGACGTTTACGAGCAAACAGACGAGtacatcatcaacaagaaTGTCCCCTACTACGACGAACggaccgaggaggacgaacTTTTCGATGAGCACAGAATGAGGAAGGGCCTCAAGCCTGTTCAAGACCGTCCATGGTGGTTTGATGAGATCCGCTGCCAGGCCACTTCTCGCTCTGACGGCGAGGTCATCGCCGAACTCTGCGCTGTCTTGATCAATCTGGACGACGCCAGGGAATGTCTTGAGTATTTGAAGAATGATGAGCGGAAGAGGTATGATGATCTGAGGGATTATGTCATGGAGGATGTGGATCTGGAGGATTTGTTGAGCGAGGCGGATTTGAGCTGTCGCAATCGTTACAGCACGGTTACTTCGTTGGTGGGAGATCTTCTCACTCATGACGGGGGGATGCCAATCAAGTGGTATAGGTCGGACTTTCCTGAGACAAGAGGCACGGGTGTGTGGGGAGAGGAGCTCAGCAGCATGAAGAACGTGCTCCTGCTTGAGGACTTTCATGTCGAGCCGGATTGGCGTGGACAGGGTCTCGGCACGAAAATTGTGCACTAtgtcctcaacctcaacgagACCTACTgcgggaaggaggagctttATCTGTTTGTTCGTCCCAGACCAGACCCTCGCGAATATTCACGCCTCTTGGGTCTCCTCAGGGGGGCTGATGTACCGGTTTACCACCAAATCACGCGCAGAGCCGAGGCCTTTTGGAGAGCTCAAGGATTCCGCCGGGTGGCAAAGTCGGACTGGTTCGCCTACACGACAAACGCAGACCATCCCTCACGGAAGCTCAGCATTGCCGATGACGAAGCAATCGACCACGACCTGAAAGAGTTTGGGGTGCGTCCCGCCTGGCTCACCGTTGTGCCGGCCCACATGGCCAGACTTGTCCAAGACCTGGGCAAACAGCATACCACCGACGAGGAGTGCACCGCGCTCCTCAGGGAGCAGATGCCAGAGGATCCCAACCACGAAGACTGGGGCGTGCGCGGGGAGTGTGGCAAcacactcctccacctggcCGCCGTCTCGTCCAAGCTCGAGGCGATCAGGTTCGTTCTAGAGCGCCAGCCGCACTtggccgaggtcaagaacATGGGCGGGCGCACGCCCCTCGAAGCGCTCGAGCACCAGCTCGGAAAGGCGAGGGAGCGCGACTACTCGGGTGAGCGCTTCTTGGCGATTTGCGcatgggagaggaagaactGGAGATTCTCTGAGGATTTCCCGGGCCTCAACGACAAGGCCATCCGGTCTTGGTGCCTTCTGAGCGGCACCCCCTACATGGACGTGAGCGGCCTGGCCGTGAAGTCTGCGTCGGAGCTTGGGGAAGACCGGGAGGTTGTGCAggagctcctcgagctcaAGTACTGCTGCGGATGTGGGTCTTgccttggtggttggttcaGCCAACGCAGTCAAGTGGTCCTAGCATTTGCGGCCAGGGAGATGCATAGGCGTcgggtggagggtttggagcAGGTGGGGTTCTTGCAGTGGTACGATTTGTATATCAAGGACTCTTGCGACTTTATCACCAGGGAGGAAACCACGGACAACGAGCAGGCCGCattgtgggtggtggaggtgtttCGACATCTGGAATTGTGCATCGCCGGAACCGACGATACACCCCCCATGATTCCGAATCTCAGGAACATCATGGCCAGCATAGAGGCTGCCCAAAACGAAACCCCTCAGCCTGCCGATCTTCACCGGCGGATTGATGCCGTCATTGAAGCTACCTGCTGGTTGATTGGAAAGGCAGAGGGTACGTGGGACAACATGCATGAAGACCGGTATATAGAAGACGGCGAAGAGTTGAcggaggagctgaaggagctGTCACACTGCGACAACGACGGCTACTACTGGCCTCTCTACACTTACTGGAAGTCCCTTCGGGGCCACGAAAGCGCCTCCCGGCGAGCAGAATTAGTGAGTCTCTCCAGAAGGGAGAAAGGAAATTGTCCAAAGGCTAACATGAGGTTCGTTACAGCTTGCATAGCTCCCTTGCATACCGGAGCAAGCCCAGCCTATTCAACCCGTCACGGGGCTCCGTTTTCAATGTTGCGGAGAGGAAAGTTGAGATTCCAGTCTCGTGGGCTTTGA